In uncultured Campylobacter sp., a genomic segment contains:
- a CDS encoding helicase, with protein sequence MKIGGELLNLQTHRKVAKVGMSVTLAAVCVTALGMLGRNKGGFKKWHVASGVAFIGFSLYHAGLYDNGFFRNMIVNANKKNAEAKRLASDDKA encoded by the coding sequence ATGAAAATAGGCGGGGAACTTTTAAATTTACAAACCCATAGAAAAGTCGCCAAGGTCGGCATGAGCGTTACTTTAGCCGCCGTTTGCGTCACGGCTTTGGGGATGCTCGGACGTAACAAAGGCGGCTTTAAAAAGTGGCACGTAGCCTCAGGCGTCGCGTTTATAGGTTTTTCGCTCTATCACGCGGGCCTCTACGATAACGGTTTTTTTAGAAACATGATCGTAAACGCAAATAAGAAAAACGCCGAAGCAAAGAGGCTAGCAAGCGATGATAAAGCTTAG
- a CDS encoding DUF2075 domain-containing protein, whose protein sequence is MKRYYYSSSVSSFVNEDQDSICGKLARNDQSEAKKLQKNAWESEIEILKRELAPFENGHVLFEYTIPRIGSRIDNVLIYKGIIFLLEFKVGANEYPRHGIDQAMDYALDLSCFHKQSHNRLLVPMLICTEANEKFKEISEVKSNILDVILCNQHNIGKYISLVCEKYDRYSFDPQIWIDSEYMPTPTIIEAARILYSKHNVEDISRNDASAINLSKTMKSVSDIIEYSKKNNKKSICFITGVPGAGKTLAGLNIAVERQGVDENEHAVFLSGNGPLVDVLQEALTRDGALANNTSKVDAQRKVKDFIQIIHHFRDDAISTDEPPVERVVIFDEAQRAWDEPNLSNFMKVKKGKANFNMSEPDFLISILNRHVGWAVIVCLIGGGQEINKGESAGIGGWFDSLKEKYFDWEVYLSDKITDDEYSKGNKFENLISGLKYNKKEDLHLAVSLRSFRSEKVAALIKAILDVDILSARQLYSVVKKDYPIYITRDLAAAKKWIKDAAKGTQRYGITASSGAKRLRKYGVWVQNKINAPDWFLNSKDDVRSSYYLEETATEFDIQGLELDWSIVCWDANLRFNGRKFEYYNFKGTKWQKVNKEENMLYLKNSYRVLLTRARQGFIIFVPRGDEGDPTMNPKFYDGVYEYLCSIGIKHFEISENFTKNLELQAQI, encoded by the coding sequence ATGAAAAGATATTATTATTCTAGCAGCGTGAGCAGTTTTGTAAATGAAGATCAGGATTCTATTTGTGGTAAGCTAGCACGAAATGATCAATCTGAGGCCAAAAAATTACAGAAAAATGCATGGGAAAGTGAAATTGAAATTTTAAAAAGAGAGCTTGCGCCGTTTGAAAATGGACACGTATTGTTTGAGTACACAATACCGAGAATAGGGAGTAGAATCGACAATGTCTTAATTTATAAAGGAATTATCTTTCTTTTGGAATTTAAAGTCGGAGCGAACGAGTATCCTCGACACGGGATTGATCAGGCTATGGATTATGCGCTTGATCTTAGTTGTTTTCACAAGCAGAGTCATAATAGACTATTGGTTCCTATGCTTATTTGTACTGAGGCAAATGAAAAATTTAAAGAAATATCTGAAGTAAAGTCAAATATTTTAGATGTTATTTTATGTAATCAACATAATATAGGTAAATATATATCGCTGGTTTGCGAAAAATATGATAGATACTCATTTGATCCTCAAATTTGGATAGACTCAGAATATATGCCAACCCCAACTATAATAGAAGCCGCTCGTATTTTATATAGTAAACATAATGTCGAGGATATCTCTAGAAATGATGCTAGCGCTATAAATTTAAGCAAAACAATGAAAAGCGTTAGTGATATAATCGAATATAGCAAAAAAAATAACAAAAAATCTATTTGTTTTATAACAGGTGTTCCAGGAGCTGGAAAGACCCTGGCTGGGCTAAATATAGCGGTAGAAAGGCAAGGGGTAGATGAGAATGAACATGCTGTTTTTTTGTCTGGAAACGGACCGCTGGTTGATGTTTTGCAAGAGGCGCTAACGCGTGATGGTGCTTTAGCAAACAATACTTCTAAAGTAGATGCTCAAAGAAAAGTAAAAGATTTTATACAAATAATCCATCATTTTAGAGATGACGCTATATCGACAGATGAGCCGCCTGTTGAGAGAGTTGTTATATTTGACGAAGCGCAACGAGCTTGGGATGAGCCAAATTTGTCAAATTTTATGAAAGTAAAAAAGGGTAAGGCAAATTTTAATATGTCTGAGCCGGACTTTTTAATCAGTATTTTAAATAGACATGTTGGCTGGGCTGTGATAGTTTGTCTTATAGGTGGAGGGCAAGAGATAAATAAGGGGGAATCTGCCGGGATAGGTGGTTGGTTTGACTCTTTGAAGGAAAAATATTTTGACTGGGAAGTTTATCTGTCAGATAAAATAACAGATGACGAGTATTCTAAGGGTAATAAATTTGAAAATTTGATCAGCGGACTTAAATACAATAAAAAAGAGGATTTGCATCTGGCGGTATCATTGCGCTCTTTTAGAAGCGAAAAGGTTGCTGCTTTGATAAAGGCTATTTTGGATGTAGACATATTAAGTGCTAGACAACTATATTCAGTGGTTAAAAAAGATTACCCTATATACATTACAAGAGATTTAGCCGCAGCCAAAAAGTGGATAAAAGATGCAGCCAAAGGAACGCAGCGATATGGCATAACTGCGAGTTCTGGCGCAAAACGCTTGAGAAAATACGGTGTATGGGTGCAAAATAAAATTAATGCGCCAGACTGGTTTCTCAATAGTAAAGATGATGTGCGTTCGTCGTATTATCTTGAGGAGACTGCTACGGAATTTGATATACAGGGGCTTGAACTTGATTGGAGTATAGTATGTTGGGATGCAAATTTAAGGTTTAATGGTAGAAAGTTTGAATATTATAATTTTAAAGGTACAAAATGGCAAAAAGTAAATAAAGAGGAAAATATGCTATATCTAAAAAACTCATATAGGGTTTTGCTAACAAGAGCTAGACAGGGGTTTATTATTTTTGTACCACGTGGAGATGAAGGTGATCCTACCATGAATCCGAAATTTTATGACGGAGTGTATGAATATTTGTGTAGTATAGGTATAAAGCATTTTGAAATTTCGGAAAATTTTACCAAAAATTTGGAGTTGCAAGCGCAAATTTGA
- the modD gene encoding ModD protein, with product MIKLSDAEILAYIGEDLPYFDLTTSLQSIRKNAVLTILPREDVTVSCVDVAARIAQLLDCEAQICVPNSAVAAAKEPIVKINGSYDNVHKAWKLAQICLEYACKIATYASTMNEAAKSVNPKCEILATRKSFPFAKKFCLKAVLEGGCGIHRLNLSDSVLFFKNHIKAYDSYKEFLAQIPTFKTKAPERKIAVECENLNDCEALLRAGADVVQCDKFTPEAVKQAVDLRDKIAPNAALVASGGINLKNVREFASAGADALVTSAMYTQGMADITAILEIV from the coding sequence ATGATAAAGCTTAGCGACGCCGAAATTTTAGCCTATATCGGCGAGGATCTGCCCTACTTTGATCTCACGACCTCGCTTCAGAGCATCCGCAAAAATGCCGTTTTAACCATACTGCCGCGCGAGGACGTGACAGTTAGCTGCGTAGACGTCGCCGCTCGCATCGCGCAGTTGCTTGACTGCGAGGCGCAAATTTGCGTCCCAAACTCAGCCGTCGCAGCCGCAAAAGAGCCGATCGTAAAAATAAACGGCAGCTACGATAACGTACATAAAGCCTGGAAACTGGCGCAAATTTGCCTAGAGTACGCCTGTAAGATCGCCACCTACGCAAGTACGATGAACGAGGCAGCAAAAAGCGTAAATCCAAAATGCGAAATCCTAGCCACGCGCAAGAGCTTCCCGTTTGCTAAGAAATTTTGCCTAAAAGCCGTGCTTGAGGGCGGCTGCGGCATACATAGGCTAAATTTGAGCGATAGCGTGCTATTTTTCAAAAATCACATCAAGGCTTACGATTCTTACAAGGAGTTTTTGGCTCAAATTCCAACCTTTAAAACAAAAGCTCCCGAGCGCAAAATCGCAGTCGAGTGCGAAAATCTAAACGACTGCGAAGCGCTTTTAAGGGCGGGTGCCGACGTCGTGCAGTGCGATAAATTTACGCCGGAAGCCGTAAAGCAAGCAGTGGATCTACGAGACAAAATCGCCCCAAACGCAGCCCTAGTCGCAAGCGGCGGGATAAATCTAAAAAACGTCAGGGAATTTGCTAGCGCCGGCGCGGACGCCCTGGTTACGTCAGCTATGTACACGCAAGGTATGGCAGATATCACGGCGATTTTAGAGATAGTATAA
- a CDS encoding Cys/Met metabolism pyridoxal-phosphate-dependent enzyme, with translation MALTSTTRLPADHLISGALIGAMAAGGVEILNYKKGKVSKTQAVAKTTKIAIQGGIVTACAISASNKLVSARYLAAAATVAVGIAGVIATEKIIKILEEDK, from the coding sequence ATGGCGCTAACTTCAACCACTAGACTTCCGGCAGATCACTTAATAAGCGGCGCGCTAATCGGCGCAATGGCAGCCGGCGGAGTAGAAATACTAAACTACAAAAAAGGCAAGGTCAGCAAGACGCAGGCCGTAGCTAAAACGACTAAAATCGCTATCCAAGGCGGTATCGTCACGGCGTGCGCTATCAGCGCATCAAACAAACTAGTCTCGGCGCGCTATCTTGCGGCTGCGGCAACCGTTGCCGTCGGTATCGCCGGCGTAATCGCTACGGAAAAAATAATCAAAATTTTAGAGGAAGATAAATGA
- a CDS encoding heavy metal translocating P-type ATPase, with protein sequence MTPKNNVRIAHLTKNRARFICERIGENCDESHLEAQISEFKYVKSVRVNKKAKSIVVGFESNLDEIKDFIENLPIKNLSKRKEEPSKAEIYKAAAALALTPLINSNGVKAAVSLVAAAPLLKEGASEAVNEGVTSKALEAAAVGVSLARRDFLAANSTNLMLTIGEYMEESAVHRSDDLIKELARPNIEEVWIEINNSGEKSLKKISTADVKVGDIVVVGAGESIGIDGYIVEGTASVNQVSMTGEAEPVKKERGDRVMSGTVVEDGRIKIWAESIAAESATARIKSYIQSSLNEKSSVGLKATRLADKLVPVTLSLAGVSYLLSRDMTRVASVLQADYSCALKLATPVAFKSSISKAGRNGVLIKGAKSIEALASADTFVFDKTGTLTHGSLSVVKVHSFKKEFSEAQLLNLTASAEEHYFHPVAEAIVKAAREIGFHHIHHDEVEFIVAHGVKTYVGGKEVVIGSRHFLEDDEQISFSKHEEIIKNEVNSGLTLLYVGYDKELLGIIAMRDTMRENAAQTLAKLRKLGVKELIMLTGDVQSKADQVASELGIDRVYANCLPTDKAGIIEQLKAEGKKVAFIGDGINDAPSLTKAHVGISMQRGADIAKATADISLLKDDIGSVAVAKDIANKTMKLINTNFNATVGINSLILAGATFGLFNPIATAVLHNGTTIGLLANSMKGVKIGAK encoded by the coding sequence TTGACTCCCAAAAATAACGTTCGCATCGCGCATCTAACCAAAAACCGCGCTAGGTTTATCTGCGAACGCATAGGCGAAAACTGCGACGAGAGCCATTTGGAAGCGCAAATTTCCGAATTTAAATACGTAAAAAGCGTCAGAGTAAATAAAAAAGCCAAGAGCATCGTGGTCGGCTTTGAGTCAAATTTAGACGAGATTAAAGATTTTATCGAGAATTTACCGATTAAAAATTTAAGCAAGCGTAAAGAAGAGCCGAGCAAGGCTGAAATTTATAAAGCCGCAGCCGCTTTAGCTCTCACTCCGTTGATTAACAGTAATGGCGTAAAGGCCGCAGTTAGCCTCGTTGCCGCAGCCCCTTTGCTAAAAGAAGGCGCAAGCGAAGCCGTAAATGAGGGCGTAACCTCAAAGGCTCTTGAAGCCGCGGCTGTCGGCGTGAGCTTAGCTAGACGCGACTTTTTAGCCGCAAATAGCACGAATCTCATGCTAACGATCGGCGAATATATGGAAGAAAGCGCCGTACATCGCAGCGACGATCTTATCAAAGAACTAGCCCGTCCAAACATCGAAGAGGTCTGGATCGAGATAAATAATAGCGGCGAAAAATCTCTCAAAAAGATCTCGACCGCCGACGTCAAAGTAGGCGACATCGTGGTCGTCGGCGCAGGCGAGAGTATCGGTATAGACGGCTATATCGTCGAAGGCACCGCAAGCGTAAATCAAGTCTCGATGACGGGCGAAGCAGAACCGGTCAAAAAAGAGCGCGGCGACCGCGTGATGAGCGGAACGGTCGTAGAAGACGGGCGCATCAAAATTTGGGCCGAGAGCATAGCCGCCGAGAGCGCGACTGCGAGGATAAAATCATACATCCAAAGCTCGCTAAACGAAAAATCCTCCGTCGGATTAAAAGCCACAAGACTAGCCGACAAGCTAGTGCCCGTGACGCTAAGCCTAGCCGGCGTTTCGTATCTGCTTAGCCGCGATATGACGCGCGTTGCTAGCGTCTTGCAGGCGGATTACTCCTGCGCGCTAAAGCTAGCCACGCCCGTCGCCTTTAAATCAAGCATCTCAAAAGCCGGCCGCAACGGCGTATTGATAAAGGGCGCTAAATCTATCGAAGCGCTAGCGAGCGCCGATACCTTCGTCTTTGATAAAACGGGTACGCTAACGCACGGCAGCCTAAGCGTCGTCAAGGTTCACTCGTTTAAAAAAGAATTTAGCGAAGCGCAACTGTTAAATTTGACCGCAAGCGCCGAGGAGCACTACTTCCACCCCGTAGCCGAGGCCATCGTAAAAGCCGCTAGGGAGATAGGCTTTCACCATATCCATCACGACGAGGTCGAGTTTATCGTCGCTCACGGCGTGAAAACCTACGTAGGCGGCAAAGAGGTCGTGATCGGCTCGCGACATTTTTTAGAGGACGACGAGCAAATTTCGTTTAGTAAGCACGAAGAGATCATAAAAAACGAGGTAAATAGCGGACTTACGCTGCTATACGTAGGCTACGACAAAGAGCTTTTAGGCATTATCGCCATGCGCGACACTATGCGAGAAAACGCCGCACAGACGCTAGCAAAACTGCGAAAACTGGGCGTAAAGGAGCTCATTATGCTAACGGGCGACGTGCAGTCTAAAGCCGATCAAGTAGCAAGCGAACTAGGCATCGATAGAGTCTATGCAAACTGCCTACCTACCGACAAAGCAGGCATCATAGAGCAGTTAAAGGCCGAGGGTAAAAAAGTAGCCTTTATCGGAGACGGCATAAACGACGCGCCAAGCCTCACCAAGGCTCACGTAGGCATCAGCATGCAAAGAGGCGCGGACATAGCAAAAGCTACTGCCGACATAAGCCTGCTAAAAGACGACATCGGCTCCGTCGCCGTCGCAAAAGACATAGCAAATAAAACCATGAAGCTGATAAATACGAATTTTAACGCCACCGTCGGTATAAACTCGCTCATCCTAGCAGGCGCGACGTTTGGGCTCTTTAACCCTATCGCCACGGCCGTTTTGCACAACGGTACAACGATCGGACTACTGGCAAATTCGATGAAAGGCGTCAAAATAGGCGCAAAATAA
- a CDS encoding YtxH domain-containing protein has protein sequence MKNPYINETQTINQLNEDGSTTTTTTTVKTTGAPSALDNSINNALKDFIPANFNAAGFIKGALIGGVAAYVLTNENAQKAIFSAIVKGSNLLQAGFEELKERFEDVKAEIDSQK, from the coding sequence ATGAAAAACCCTTACATAAACGAAACGCAAACTATAAATCAACTAAACGAAGACGGTAGTACGACTACGACTACTACGACGGTAAAGACTACCGGCGCTCCAAGCGCGCTGGATAATAGCATAAATAATGCGCTAAAAGACTTTATCCCCGCAAATTTTAATGCCGCGGGCTTCATAAAAGGCGCGCTAATAGGCGGTGTCGCAGCCTATGTGCTAACTAATGAAAATGCCCAAAAGGCGATATTTTCCGCTATCGTAAAGGGGTCAAATTTGCTTCAAGCCGGATTTGAGGAGTTAAAAGAACGCTTTGAAGACGTAAAGGCTGAAATTGACTCCCAAAAATAA
- a CDS encoding alanine/glycine:cation symporter family protein: protein MNDEMSLANDFLYGYFLVIVLVLTGIYFSYITRFVQFRMFFEACKVLVEKKDKYNKHHLTPFQALMISTASRVGIGNIAGISAAIVAGGPGALFWMCLMAFLGAASAFAESTLAQIYKTKDVFGFKGGPAYYIKNGLGIKWLATLFAVILVITYAYGFNGLQSYTMTSAFQIYYDQSASATSFSDSGLPVGIGLILTAFAAVMFFSKSHIIGKVSSYIVPFMALAYILLAFIAICLNLDKLSSVFDMIIKSAFDFKAIFGGFAGSVIVYGIKRGLFSNEAGMGSAPNAAAAAHTSHPVKQGLVQAMAVFIDMTICVASGMIVLFSQAYITKQTGVSGEPLTALPLVQAAMREYFGEIGLHFTTLAVVLFAITSLIGNYYYAQANIKYLTKNHKIATAFKITAVAMIFVGAQMNLTIAWNIADITMAAMATINIAAIFMLSKVMIKALKDYESQRKAGLNPEFDPESIGIKNTSCWSKK, encoded by the coding sequence ATGAACGACGAGATGTCGCTAGCCAACGACTTTTTATACGGCTATTTTTTGGTTATAGTGCTCGTTCTTACGGGTATTTATTTTAGCTATATCACGAGATTCGTGCAGTTTAGGATGTTTTTTGAGGCCTGCAAAGTTTTAGTCGAGAAAAAAGACAAATACAACAAGCACCACCTCACGCCCTTTCAGGCGCTTATGATCTCCACCGCATCGCGCGTGGGTATCGGAAATATCGCGGGCATCTCCGCCGCTATCGTCGCAGGCGGTCCAGGCGCGCTATTTTGGATGTGTTTGATGGCTTTTTTGGGCGCGGCTTCGGCATTCGCCGAGAGTACGCTAGCTCAAATTTACAAGACCAAAGACGTATTCGGCTTTAAAGGCGGCCCGGCATACTACATCAAAAACGGCCTAGGCATTAAGTGGCTAGCTACACTTTTTGCCGTTATCCTCGTCATCACCTACGCATACGGATTTAACGGCCTACAAAGCTACACTATGACCTCCGCCTTTCAAATTTACTACGACCAAAGCGCGAGCGCTACGAGCTTTAGCGATAGCGGCTTGCCCGTGGGTATCGGCCTCATACTTACCGCATTTGCGGCGGTGATGTTTTTTAGCAAGAGCCATATTATCGGCAAGGTTAGCTCCTATATCGTGCCTTTTATGGCGCTTGCTTACATCCTGTTAGCTTTTATCGCAATATGCTTAAATTTAGACAAGCTCTCGTCCGTCTTTGATATGATTATAAAAAGCGCCTTTGATTTTAAGGCGATATTCGGCGGATTTGCCGGTAGCGTGATCGTCTACGGTATCAAGCGCGGACTGTTTTCAAACGAAGCCGGCATGGGTTCTGCGCCAAACGCTGCGGCTGCTGCCCACACGAGCCACCCGGTTAAGCAAGGACTCGTGCAGGCGATGGCGGTTTTTATAGATATGACGATCTGTGTGGCTTCGGGTATGATAGTGCTTTTCTCGCAGGCTTATATCACAAAGCAAACCGGCGTTAGCGGCGAGCCGCTCACCGCTCTTCCTTTAGTACAGGCCGCGATGCGCGAGTACTTCGGCGAGATAGGGCTGCACTTCACGACGCTTGCGGTGGTGCTTTTTGCCATCACGTCGCTGATTGGCAACTATTACTACGCGCAGGCAAATATCAAATATCTCACGAAAAATCACAAAATCGCCACGGCATTTAAGATTACAGCAGTCGCGATGATATTCGTCGGGGCGCAGATGAACCTAACTATCGCGTGGAATATCGCCGACATCACGATGGCTGCGATGGCTACGATAAATATCGCTGCGATTTTCATGCTCTCAAAAGTCATGATAAAAGCCCTAAAAGACTACGAATCGCAAAGAAAAGCGGGGCTAAATCCGGAATTTGACCCAGAGAGTATCGGCATAAAAAATACCTCTTGCTGGAGTAAAAAATGA